From one bacterium Scap17 genomic stretch:
- a CDS encoding peptide chain release factor 3: MSDSQIAKAADVRRTFAIISHPDAGKTTITEKLLLFGNAIQMAGSVKSKRADRHATSDWMKMEQERGISVTTSVMQFPYKDRMVNLLDTPGHEDFSEDTYRTLTAVDSALMVIDGAKGVEDRTIKLMEVCRLRTTPILTFVNKMDRETRDPIEVMDEVETVLNIQCAPVTWPIGVGKGFKGVYHLLNDEIHLYKQGQGNRIPDDVRIKGLDSPEAIEALGEGLIEELSMEVELVRGASHEFDLEAYRRGELTPVYFGTAMGNFGVREMLDGFVEYAPPPQPRDTDTREVTAHDERFTGFVFKIQANMDPKHRDRVAFLRVCSGKYEKNMKMRHVRINKDVKIPDALTFMAADRSHVEEAWPGDIIGLHNHGTIQIGDTFTIGEDMRFTGIPHFAPELFKRVRLKDPLKMKALQKGLQQLSEEGATQVFQPFDNNDLIVGAVGTLQFDVVAHRLKEEYKVECIYEAINVQTARWIYCDDTKMLEDFKRKASANLAYDGGGWLTYIAPTRVNLQLTQERWPDITFRATREH; this comes from the coding sequence ATGTCAGATTCCCAGATTGCCAAGGCGGCGGATGTGCGCCGTACATTCGCCATCATCTCTCACCCGGATGCCGGTAAGACCACCATCACCGAGAAGCTGCTGCTGTTCGGGAATGCCATCCAGATGGCCGGCTCGGTCAAGAGCAAGCGGGCCGATCGTCACGCGACCTCTGACTGGATGAAGATGGAGCAGGAGCGTGGCATCTCCGTGACCACCTCCGTGATGCAGTTCCCCTACAAGGACCGCATGGTCAACCTGCTGGATACCCCCGGGCACGAGGATTTCTCCGAGGATACCTACCGGACGCTGACGGCCGTCGACTCGGCGCTGATGGTCATCGATGGTGCCAAGGGTGTCGAGGACCGCACCATCAAGCTGATGGAAGTCTGCCGTCTGCGCACCACGCCGATCCTGACCTTCGTCAACAAGATGGACCGTGAGACGCGTGACCCCATCGAGGTGATGGACGAAGTCGAGACGGTCCTCAACATCCAGTGCGCGCCGGTGACCTGGCCGATCGGTGTCGGCAAGGGCTTCAAGGGCGTCTATCACCTGCTCAATGACGAGATCCATCTCTACAAGCAGGGCCAGGGCAACCGCATCCCCGATGACGTACGCATCAAGGGCCTCGACAGCCCTGAAGCCATCGAAGCGCTGGGTGAGGGCTTGATCGAAGAGCTGAGCATGGAAGTCGAGCTGGTGCGCGGCGCCTCTCACGAGTTCGATCTCGAGGCCTATCGTCGTGGTGAGCTGACGCCGGTCTACTTCGGTACCGCCATGGGCAACTTCGGCGTGCGTGAGATGCTCGACGGCTTCGTCGAATACGCGCCGCCGCCTCAGCCGCGCGATACCGATACCCGCGAAGTCACGGCCCACGATGAGCGCTTCACCGGCTTCGTGTTCAAGATCCAGGCCAACATGGACCCGAAACACCGTGACCGTGTCGCCTTCCTGCGTGTCTGCTCCGGCAAGTACGAGAAGAACATGAAGATGCGCCACGTGCGCATCAACAAGGACGTCAAGATTCCTGACGCCCTGACCTTCATGGCGGCGGACCGCTCCCACGTGGAAGAGGCCTGGCCGGGCGATATCATCGGCCTGCACAACCACGGCACCATCCAGATCGGCGACACCTTCACCATCGGCGAGGACATGCGCTTCACCGGCATTCCGCACTTCGCGCCGGAACTGTTCAAGCGCGTGCGCCTGAAGGACCCGCTGAAGATGAAGGCGTTGCAGAAAGGTCTGCAGCAGCTCTCCGAAGAGGGCGCGACCCAGGTCTTCCAACCGTTCGACAACAACGACCTAATCGTCGGTGCCGTCGGTACGCTGCAGTTCGACGTGGTCGCTCATCGCCTGAAAGAAGAGTACAAGGTCGAGTGCATCTATGAGGCGATCAACGTGCAGACCGCACGCTGGATCTACTGCGATGACACCAAGATGCTGGAAGATTTCAAGCGCAAGGCCAGTGCCAACCTGGCTTATGATGGCGGTGGCTGGCTGACCTACATCGCGCCGACCCGCGTCAACCTGCAGCTGACCCAGGAACGCTGGCCGGACATCACCTTCCGCGCGACCCGTGAGCACTGA
- a CDS encoding TatD family deoxyribonuclease translates to MLIDSHCHLDFADFTPDSEAVIARAEQEGVSAFVVPATTVASFPAVLALAGSSAGIFGALGLHPYFLCEHGDAALAALHQTLDQHADHVVALGECGFDARLADHDAQWQLFEAQLSMAREFSLPVIVHCVRANDEVAKRLKQARLTRGGIIHAFAGSQVQAQRFLELGFVLGVGGSVTYPRANKLRGVVASLPDDGFVLETDSPDMPLCGFQGQRNEPSRVAKVADVVAELRSSSRHDIALSTTTNVQRILQLND, encoded by the coding sequence ATGCTGATCGACAGCCATTGCCATCTGGATTTCGCTGACTTCACGCCGGATAGTGAGGCGGTCATCGCGCGTGCCGAGCAGGAAGGCGTCTCGGCCTTCGTGGTGCCCGCCACTACGGTGGCAAGCTTTCCGGCAGTGCTAGCGCTGGCGGGTTCATCGGCGGGTATATTCGGTGCCTTGGGGTTGCATCCCTATTTTCTTTGCGAGCATGGTGATGCCGCGCTGGCGGCGCTTCATCAGACCCTCGATCAGCATGCAGATCATGTCGTCGCGTTGGGGGAATGTGGCTTTGATGCGCGACTGGCCGATCATGACGCCCAATGGCAGTTGTTCGAGGCCCAGCTGAGCATGGCACGCGAATTCTCCCTGCCTGTCATCGTGCACTGCGTGCGCGCCAATGACGAAGTGGCCAAGCGACTCAAGCAGGCACGACTCACCCGTGGCGGTATCATCCACGCCTTCGCGGGCAGTCAGGTGCAGGCACAGCGCTTTCTCGAGCTTGGCTTCGTGCTGGGGGTGGGCGGCAGCGTGACCTACCCGCGTGCCAACAAGCTGCGCGGAGTGGTGGCGTCACTGCCAGACGATGGCTTCGTGCTCGAAACTGATAGCCCCGACATGCCGCTGTGCGGATTTCAGGGGCAGCGCAATGAGCCATCGCGAGTGGCGAAGGTCGCGGACGTGGTGGCGGAACTCCGCTCGAGCAGTCGCCACGATATCGCGTTATCCACCACGACGAATGTGCAGCGTATTCTTCAACTGAACGACTGA
- a CDS encoding folate-binding protein YgfZ, with product MPLAGVADRTLAENVLTPLGNFEVLEVCGKDGERFLQGQTSQQLSLVDGELAPLTTFCTPKGRILAMAQLLRVSEERLWLVMPADTAEPLRAHLAKFAPFYKVTLEVSSELSVLGLLGEQALAASADALEVPALAEHDLAMRSVLPSPMQSSEEAGPQTCALARQPSGNTPRAILVGPHAALADLATTLFARDVAANDDTRWGLEDIRAGLQWVTSAQTDSWLPQMLNLEALAAISFKKGCYTGQEVVARAHFRGQVKKRLQRLTTAQPADLPAVGSKVTSPDGKSLGEVLQAAHDEQGRLELLAVISLRDEEIALALEDGTELERSALPYAVERRDPEQLKD from the coding sequence ATGCCACTCGCTGGCGTAGCTGACCGTACCCTGGCCGAAAATGTGTTGACCCCGCTGGGCAATTTCGAGGTACTCGAGGTCTGCGGCAAGGATGGCGAACGCTTTCTGCAGGGACAGACCTCACAGCAGCTGAGTCTGGTCGATGGCGAGCTGGCGCCGCTGACGACCTTCTGCACCCCGAAGGGACGCATTCTGGCCATGGCCCAGCTGCTGCGCGTCAGCGAAGAACGCCTGTGGCTGGTGATGCCAGCTGACACCGCTGAACCGCTGCGTGCCCATCTGGCCAAGTTCGCGCCCTTCTACAAGGTGACGCTGGAGGTATCGAGTGAGCTGAGTGTGCTCGGCCTGCTCGGCGAGCAGGCTCTGGCGGCCAGTGCCGACGCCCTCGAAGTACCTGCGCTGGCCGAGCATGACCTGGCGATGCGCTCGGTCCTCCCGTCGCCCATGCAGTCGAGCGAGGAAGCAGGACCACAGACCTGCGCGCTGGCGCGCCAGCCGTCAGGCAATACCCCGCGCGCGATACTGGTCGGCCCGCATGCCGCGCTGGCAGATCTCGCGACGACGCTTTTCGCGCGCGATGTGGCCGCCAACGACGACACCCGCTGGGGCCTGGAAGATATCCGCGCCGGTCTGCAGTGGGTCACCTCCGCGCAGACTGACAGCTGGCTGCCGCAGATGCTCAATCTGGAAGCCCTCGCCGCGATCAGCTTCAAGAAGGGCTGCTATACCGGCCAGGAAGTCGTGGCCCGCGCCCACTTCCGCGGCCAGGTCAAGAAACGTCTGCAACGCCTGACGACAGCGCAGCCGGCCGACTTGCCGGCGGTGGGCAGCAAGGTCACAAGCCCCGACGGCAAGTCTCTCGGCGAAGTGTTGCAGGCAGCCCATGATGAGCAGGGACGTCTGGAGCTGCTGGCCGTCATCAGCCTGCGCGATGAAGAGATCGCGTTGGCATTGGAAGATGGCACCGAGCTTGAACGCAGCGCACTGCCCTATGCCGTCGAGCGTCGCGACCCGGAGCAGCTCAAGGACTGA
- the mscL gene encoding large conductance mechanosensitive channel protein MscL codes for MSGFMQEFRDFAVKGNVVDMAVGIIIGGAFTLIVKSLVGDMLNPLIGLLIGGVDFSNFFIVLKEGAQAAPYASLDAAKEAGAVTLNYGLFINAIISFALVALAVFVLIRQINKLKKEAEEVPEEVTDKDCPYCLSKVPLAATRCGHCTSELAPAAPVEAA; via the coding sequence ATGTCCGGATTCATGCAGGAATTTCGTGATTTTGCCGTCAAGGGAAATGTCGTCGACATGGCGGTCGGCATCATCATCGGCGGTGCATTCACCCTGATCGTCAAAAGTCTGGTGGGTGACATGCTCAACCCGCTGATCGGGCTGCTGATCGGGGGAGTCGATTTCTCCAACTTCTTCATCGTGCTCAAGGAAGGTGCCCAGGCGGCCCCCTATGCCAGCCTGGATGCCGCGAAGGAAGCGGGGGCCGTGACGCTGAACTATGGCTTGTTCATCAATGCCATCATCAGCTTTGCCCTGGTGGCGCTGGCAGTCTTCGTATTGATCCGTCAGATCAACAAGCTGAAGAAGGAGGCCGAGGAAGTGCCGGAGGAGGTCACCGACAAGGATTGCCCTTATTGTCTTTCCAAGGTGCCGCTGGCGGCGACCCGTTGTGGTCATTGCACCTCCGAGCTGGCGCCGGCAGCGCCGGTGGAGGCGGCCTAG
- the uvrB gene encoding excinuclease ABC subunit UvrB — MSKPFRIDSKFQPAGDQPAAIEKLITGLDAGLAHQTLLGVTGSGKTFTVANIVERLQRPAIVMAPNKTLAAQLYGEFKSFFPDNAVEYFVSYYDYYQPEAYVASSDTFIEKDASINDHIEQMRLSATKALLERRDAIIVVSVSAIYGLGDPDQYLKMRLHFNRGEQIDQRGFLRRLAELQYTRNDMDFRRGTYRVRGDVIDIFPADSEEQAVRVELFDDEIDSIRLFDPLTGEVAESVPRMTIYPKSHYVTPRETIVAAVDRIKEELVERLDYLRKHDKLVEAQRLEQRTLYDIEMMMELGYCNGIENYSRYLSGRDPGNAPPTFFDYLPKDALVFIDESHVSVPQVGGMYRGDRSRKETLVEYGFRLPSALDNRPMKFEEWESILPQTVFVSATPGPYEEEHAGQVVEQVVRPTGLLDPVIEVRSASTQVDDVLSEIKARTQVGERVLITTLTKRMSEDLTEYLGEHDVRVRYLHSDIDTVERVEIIRDLRLGKFDVLVGINLLREGLDIPEVSLVAILDADKEGFLRSERSLIQTIGRAARNANGKAILYGDRITDSMQRAIAETERRREKQMAFNDEHGITPRTITKSVADIMEGAQAPGRKSSRRKGSERQVAEETPDYAAMAAEGPQALEKEISRLEDAMFAAAKNLEFEEAGRLRDQINDVRNRLIALG; from the coding sequence ATGAGCAAACCATTTCGCATCGATTCCAAGTTTCAGCCGGCCGGTGACCAACCGGCGGCCATCGAGAAGCTGATCACCGGCCTGGACGCGGGCCTGGCGCATCAGACCCTCCTGGGCGTGACCGGCTCCGGCAAGACCTTCACGGTGGCCAACATCGTGGAGCGTCTGCAGCGCCCGGCTATCGTCATGGCCCCCAACAAGACGCTGGCGGCACAGCTGTACGGCGAGTTCAAGTCGTTCTTCCCCGACAATGCCGTCGAATATTTCGTCTCCTATTACGATTACTATCAGCCCGAAGCCTACGTCGCTTCCTCTGATACCTTCATCGAGAAGGATGCCTCGATCAATGACCACATCGAGCAGATGCGTCTGTCGGCGACCAAGGCGCTCTTGGAACGCCGCGATGCGATCATCGTGGTCTCCGTCTCGGCCATTTACGGCCTGGGTGACCCGGATCAATACCTGAAGATGCGCCTGCACTTCAATCGTGGCGAACAGATCGATCAGCGCGGCTTTCTCAGGCGTCTGGCGGAGCTGCAGTACACCCGCAACGACATGGATTTCCGGCGCGGTACCTATCGGGTGCGCGGCGATGTGATCGACATCTTCCCGGCCGACTCCGAAGAGCAGGCGGTGCGTGTCGAGCTGTTCGATGACGAGATCGACTCCATCCGGCTGTTCGATCCGCTGACCGGTGAGGTGGCCGAGTCGGTGCCGCGCATGACCATCTATCCCAAGAGTCACTATGTGACGCCGCGCGAGACCATCGTCGCCGCGGTCGATCGCATCAAGGAAGAGCTGGTCGAACGCCTCGACTACCTGCGCAAGCACGACAAGCTGGTCGAGGCCCAGCGCCTGGAGCAGCGTACCCTCTATGACATCGAGATGATGATGGAGCTGGGCTACTGCAATGGCATCGAGAACTACTCGCGCTATCTGTCGGGGCGTGATCCCGGCAATGCGCCGCCGACCTTCTTCGACTACCTGCCCAAGGACGCGCTGGTGTTCATCGACGAGTCTCACGTCAGCGTGCCGCAGGTCGGTGGCATGTATCGCGGTGACCGTTCGCGCAAGGAAACGCTGGTGGAGTACGGCTTCCGTCTGCCGTCTGCGCTGGACAACCGTCCGATGAAATTCGAGGAGTGGGAGAGCATCCTGCCGCAGACTGTCTTCGTCTCAGCGACGCCTGGCCCCTACGAAGAAGAGCATGCCGGCCAGGTGGTGGAGCAGGTGGTGCGTCCCACCGGGCTGCTTGATCCGGTCATCGAGGTGCGTTCGGCCTCGACTCAGGTCGATGATGTGCTCTCCGAGATCAAGGCGCGTACCCAAGTGGGCGAGCGCGTGCTGATCACCACGCTGACCAAGCGCATGTCGGAAGACCTGACCGAGTATCTGGGCGAGCACGACGTGCGGGTCCGCTATCTGCACTCCGATATCGATACCGTCGAGCGCGTCGAGATCATTCGTGATTTGCGTCTGGGCAAGTTCGATGTGCTGGTCGGCATCAACCTGCTGCGTGAGGGGCTCGATATACCGGAGGTCTCGCTGGTGGCGATCCTGGATGCCGACAAGGAGGGCTTCCTGCGCTCGGAACGCTCCCTGATCCAGACCATCGGCCGCGCGGCGCGTAACGCCAACGGCAAGGCCATCCTGTACGGGGATCGCATCACCGATTCCATGCAGCGGGCCATCGCCGAGACCGAACGCCGTCGCGAGAAGCAGATGGCCTTCAATGACGAGCACGGCATCACGCCACGCACCATCACCAAGTCGGTGGCGGATATCATGGAAGGTGCCCAGGCGCCGGGCCGCAAGAGCAGCCGTCGCAAGGGCAGCGAGCGTCAGGTGGCGGAAGAGACGCCGGACTACGCCGCGATGGCGGCCGAAGGCCCTCAGGCGCTCGAGAAGGAGATCAGCCGTCTCGAAGATGCCATGTTTGCCGCGGCCAAGAACCTCGAGTTCGAGGAAGCCGGTCGACTGCGCGACCAGATCAACGACGTTCGCAATCGCCTGATCGCGCTGGGCTGA
- a CDS encoding EAL domain-containing protein — translation MSDSSPSRSSSRVPAHESSAVFPHTSLPAGPRYRMYLLPLLLLAALLATGWLTASQITQSREADRESDRQRLALWVKSEERLLAGQLHENGYWEEAVNRFLREPELDTTWLESMYGPEFAINTGIQLISAVRGDGQVAAWVQHNAGSPGADWLGKQPVSWRRALAPVIQAARQSPTQPQLAWLIVDNQPWLIGMQGLYEDEEALPPQDEQGLLILGMPLTTDLLDEQAAVLGLKGLQVVSNAMPHLVATQRVCVALPASARADRYNHAKACWQDKNRVAQLVQKMGTPLAVLLLIILLAGMGTIGMQVRDNRRRRASRAYGAYLEHQYQRHSILNQQFLSVPYETHTPQNARASLTRYLQRVREMLGAEIIIYRREVGNPNAGYLILQSHDEREWLSEASLRRDPIWRLPVGRVCVSAGDRSRRDGDGNVDSSVDEQEDRALLLCQRLGASQLMGYSISPHPGRSELLLVASRGHRLNATEMMPLLDMTLDTLVVRGLEQERVLLQHQLLEEREMDLDTGLLSREGMLRLIKVRIDQLGEVAPMEGFVLIALRIGGLQVLFDHAGAEPGNHQLEQVQKRIAPLLGNSGDVARLETDRLLIMVQRRLLEATRGGISGWLDNLLNAVRDKVTLNDEVIYLQPSLGITRYPEDGHQVDALVYRAERALHDTEQCQREWHFFDEEAERELRRLKQLEAEFTVALRENQLRLFVQPIVDGRSGRLQLSEALIRWQHPEHGLMGSADFMAIVESARLDVALGRWVLKESIATLIRVHESGHELHLSVNVTVRHMMDKRFLSDLEMLFRHPELCERLTLELVESQLPDDIQALAVLFQTIRAHGVALALDDFGTGYSSLSQLQQLPFDKLKIDRQFVMALGSSKGQAMIEAMLGLAEAFHLAVVAEGIETPEQRAELLAHGCSLHQGYLYARPMPVQELIEHLIAGDGWLPEGL, via the coding sequence ATGTCAGATTCTTCACCATCGCGTTCCTCTTCTCGTGTGCCGGCACACGAGTCTTCTGCTGTCTTCCCGCACACTTCTCTGCCTGCTGGCCCCCGCTATCGGATGTATCTGCTGCCGCTGCTGTTGCTGGCGGCATTGCTGGCCACCGGCTGGTTGACGGCCAGTCAGATCACGCAATCCCGCGAGGCGGATCGTGAATCCGACAGGCAGCGGCTGGCCTTGTGGGTCAAGAGTGAAGAGCGCTTGCTCGCGGGACAGTTGCACGAAAACGGCTACTGGGAAGAAGCCGTGAACAGGTTTCTACGCGAGCCCGAGCTGGACACGACCTGGCTTGAGTCCATGTATGGCCCTGAGTTCGCCATCAATACCGGCATACAGCTGATCTCTGCCGTGCGTGGCGATGGGCAGGTGGCAGCCTGGGTGCAGCACAACGCCGGGTCCCCGGGGGCCGACTGGCTGGGCAAGCAGCCGGTGAGCTGGCGACGCGCGCTCGCCCCCGTCATCCAGGCTGCCCGCCAGTCACCGACACAACCTCAGCTGGCCTGGTTGATCGTCGACAACCAGCCATGGCTAATCGGGATGCAGGGGCTCTACGAGGATGAGGAGGCCTTGCCACCGCAGGACGAGCAGGGGCTATTGATACTGGGCATGCCGCTCACGACAGACCTGCTGGATGAGCAGGCGGCCGTGCTGGGCTTGAAAGGCCTGCAGGTGGTCAGCAACGCCATGCCACACCTTGTCGCGACGCAGCGGGTCTGCGTGGCCTTGCCGGCATCCGCCCGGGCCGATCGTTACAACCATGCCAAGGCCTGCTGGCAGGATAAAAATCGCGTCGCTCAGCTGGTGCAGAAGATGGGCACTCCGCTGGCGGTGCTGCTGTTGATCATTTTGCTGGCGGGCATGGGGACCATCGGCATGCAGGTGCGCGACAATCGGCGCCGCAGGGCGAGCCGGGCCTATGGCGCCTATCTCGAGCATCAATACCAGCGCCACAGCATTCTCAACCAGCAATTCCTGAGCGTCCCCTATGAAACCCACACGCCGCAGAATGCGCGTGCGTCTCTCACCCGCTACCTGCAGCGCGTGCGCGAGATGCTGGGGGCAGAGATCATCATCTATCGGCGTGAGGTTGGAAATCCCAACGCCGGCTACCTGATTCTGCAGAGTCACGATGAGCGTGAGTGGTTGAGTGAGGCATCTTTGCGGCGTGATCCTATCTGGCGCCTGCCGGTGGGGCGCGTTTGCGTGTCAGCCGGTGATCGCTCGCGACGAGATGGCGATGGGAATGTCGACAGCAGTGTCGATGAGCAGGAAGATCGCGCCCTGCTGCTGTGTCAGCGACTGGGCGCCAGCCAATTGATGGGCTATTCGATCTCGCCGCATCCCGGGCGCAGCGAATTGCTGCTGGTGGCCAGTCGCGGTCATCGACTCAACGCCACCGAGATGATGCCGTTGCTGGACATGACCCTCGATACGCTGGTGGTAAGAGGGCTGGAGCAGGAACGCGTGCTGCTCCAGCACCAGTTGCTCGAGGAGCGCGAGATGGATCTCGATACCGGTCTGCTCAGTCGTGAAGGCATGCTGCGGCTGATCAAGGTGCGGATTGACCAGCTGGGCGAGGTCGCGCCGATGGAGGGCTTCGTGCTGATAGCACTGCGGATTGGCGGCTTGCAGGTGCTCTTCGATCATGCCGGCGCCGAACCGGGCAATCACCAGCTGGAGCAGGTCCAGAAACGCATCGCTCCCTTGCTTGGCAATTCCGGCGATGTGGCGCGCCTTGAGACCGACAGGCTGCTGATCATGGTCCAGCGCCGGCTGTTGGAAGCGACGCGTGGCGGTATCAGCGGCTGGCTGGACAACCTGCTGAACGCCGTGCGCGACAAGGTCACGCTCAATGATGAGGTGATCTATCTGCAGCCGAGTCTGGGCATCACGCGCTATCCCGAGGATGGCCATCAGGTGGATGCGCTGGTCTATCGCGCCGAACGTGCCCTGCACGATACCGAGCAATGCCAACGCGAGTGGCATTTCTTCGATGAGGAAGCGGAGCGTGAGTTGCGTCGCCTCAAGCAGCTGGAGGCCGAGTTCACCGTCGCGCTGCGCGAGAATCAGCTCAGGCTCTTCGTGCAGCCGATCGTCGATGGGCGTAGCGGCCGCTTGCAGCTGTCGGAGGCGCTGATTCGCTGGCAGCACCCCGAACATGGCTTGATGGGCTCAGCGGACTTCATGGCCATCGTCGAGTCCGCTCGGCTGGATGTCGCGCTGGGGCGCTGGGTGCTCAAGGAGAGCATCGCGACCTTGATTCGCGTCCACGAAAGCGGACATGAGCTGCATTTGAGCGTCAACGTGACCGTGCGCCACATGATGGACAAGCGCTTCCTGTCCGACCTGGAAATGTTGTTCCGGCACCCGGAGCTGTGTGAGCGCCTGACGCTTGAACTGGTCGAGAGCCAGCTACCGGATGACATCCAGGCCCTCGCCGTGCTGTTCCAGACCATTCGGGCTCACGGCGTGGCGTTGGCATTGGACGATTTCGGCACGGGCTACTCCTCGCTGTCACAGCTTCAGCAGTTGCCGTTCGACAAGCTCAAGATCGATCGGCAGTTCGTGATGGCGCTTGGCTCCAGCAAGGGGCAGGCCATGATCGAAGCAATGCTGGGCCTGGCGGAGGCTTTCCATCTTGCGGTGGTAGCCGAGGGCATCGAGACGCCAGAGCAGCGAGCGGAATTGCTCGCGCATGGCTGCTCGCTGCATCAGGGCTATCTCTATGCACGACCGATGCCGGTGCAGGAGCTGATCGAGCATCTGATCGCAGGGGATGGCTGGCTGCCGGAAGGGCTGTAA
- a CDS encoding branched-chain amino acid ABC transporter substrate-binding protein, with the protein MMRRSLLALGIAAAMSTQAQADITIAMAGPVTGPVAQYGDMQFIGAEMAIERINAAGGIDGEMLKGVKYDDACDPKQAVAVANQIVNDGVQYVIGHLCSSATQPASDIYAEEGVMMITAASTSPTITEQGYELVFRTIGLDSLQGPVAGRYIAETVKPKHMAVIHDKQQYGEGIATGVRDTVEEAGIDVVLFEGITAGDKDFSALISKLKKENVDFVYYGGYHPELGLLLRQSRELGFDAPFMGPEGVGNPDISKIAGQASEGLYVTLPPAFETDPKNADLVAAFKDKDQDPSGPFVMPAYTAVELIADGIKGADSTDPYDVAEYLRANSFDTPIGKVEYDEKGDLKDFNFVVYNWHADGTKSEAAH; encoded by the coding sequence ATGATGCGCAGGTCTCTTCTCGCTCTCGGTATCGCCGCGGCGATGTCCACCCAGGCTCAGGCCGATATCACCATCGCCATGGCAGGCCCGGTCACGGGGCCGGTCGCCCAGTACGGTGACATGCAGTTCATCGGTGCCGAGATGGCCATCGAGCGGATCAATGCCGCCGGTGGCATCGACGGCGAGATGCTCAAGGGCGTCAAATACGACGACGCCTGTGATCCCAAGCAGGCGGTGGCGGTGGCCAACCAGATCGTCAATGACGGTGTCCAGTACGTGATCGGCCACCTGTGCTCCAGCGCGACCCAGCCGGCCTCGGACATCTACGCCGAGGAAGGCGTGATGATGATCACGGCGGCGTCCACCAGCCCGACCATCACCGAGCAGGGCTATGAGCTGGTTTTCCGCACCATCGGCCTGGATTCCCTGCAGGGGCCGGTCGCCGGGCGCTATATCGCCGAGACGGTCAAGCCCAAGCACATGGCCGTGATCCACGACAAGCAGCAGTACGGGGAAGGCATCGCCACCGGCGTGCGTGACACCGTCGAGGAAGCCGGCATCGATGTGGTGCTGTTCGAGGGCATCACGGCAGGCGACAAGGATTTCTCGGCGCTGATCTCCAAGCTCAAGAAGGAGAATGTCGACTTCGTCTACTACGGAGGCTATCACCCGGAACTGGGCCTCTTGCTGCGTCAGTCGCGTGAGCTGGGCTTCGATGCCCCCTTCATGGGCCCGGAAGGGGTCGGCAACCCGGACATTTCCAAGATTGCCGGTCAGGCCTCCGAAGGGCTTTACGTGACGCTGCCGCCGGCCTTCGAGACAGACCCGAAGAACGCCGATCTGGTCGCGGCCTTCAAGGACAAGGATCAGGACCCCTCCGGGCCGTTCGTTATGCCGGCCTACACCGCGGTGGAGCTGATCGCCGATGGCATCAAGGGCGCCGATTCCACCGACCCCTATGACGTTGCCGAATATCTGCGCGCCAACAGCTTCGACACGCCCATCGGCAAGGTCGAATACGACGAGAAGGGCGATCTGAAGGACTTCAACTTCGTCGTCTACAACTGGCACGCCGACGGAACCAAGAGCGAAGCGGCACATTGA
- a CDS encoding helix-turn-helix domain-containing protein, with translation MSIGQLAKASDVQAVTIRYYEKQGLLAPLRRAANGYREYGNAQLRRLTFIRRCRRLGFSLDDIRALLGLADQQALPCDQIDARIEAQLAEVRKRQRDLAVMEEELQRLTHCCAGGVVAQCHIVETLSEVEE, from the coding sequence ATGAGTATCGGTCAGCTGGCCAAGGCTTCAGACGTCCAGGCGGTGACGATCCGCTACTACGAGAAGCAGGGTCTGTTGGCCCCGCTGCGGCGTGCGGCCAACGGCTATCGTGAATATGGCAATGCACAACTGCGCCGGTTGACCTTCATCCGCCGTTGTCGACGTCTGGGTTTCTCGCTGGATGATATCCGCGCCTTGCTGGGGCTGGCGGATCAGCAGGCGTTGCCGTGCGATCAGATAGATGCGCGCATAGAGGCACAGCTGGCCGAGGTGCGCAAGCGTCAGCGCGACCTCGCCGTCATGGAGGAGGAATTGCAGCGCCTGACGCACTGCTGTGCCGGCGGGGTGGTGGCGCAGTGCCATATCGTCGAGACACTGTCCGAGGTCGAGGAGTAA
- a CDS encoding OsmC family protein yields the protein MSIEVISRRSGSFVQRVQIASFDELLVDVPAVVGGDESAPDPHDYFDLSLGACKSITVQMYARRKGLPLAGITTTVDRDDSDERRGSDSEYRLTVSMQFLAEEGHELDPETRARLIEISERCPIHRLMTSTRVSVTSREAPASE from the coding sequence ATGAGCATCGAGGTAATCAGCCGTCGGTCAGGCAGCTTCGTGCAACGGGTTCAGATCGCAAGCTTTGACGAGCTGCTGGTCGATGTGCCGGCGGTGGTCGGTGGTGACGAGAGCGCCCCGGACCCGCATGACTACTTCGACCTGTCGCTGGGGGCCTGCAAGTCGATCACCGTGCAGATGTACGCTCGGCGCAAGGGCTTGCCGCTGGCGGGGATCACCACCACGGTGGACCGGGACGACAGCGACGAGCGCCGTGGCAGCGACAGCGAATACCGCCTCACGGTCAGCATGCAGTTTCTGGCCGAGGAGGGTCATGAGCTGGACCCCGAGACCCGCGCGCGCCTGATCGAGATCTCCGAGCGTTGCCCCATCCATCGCCTGATGACCAGCACCCGGGTCTCGGTGACCAGTCGAGAAGCGCCCGCGAGCGAATGA